A single Hippocampus zosterae strain Florida chromosome 19, ASM2543408v3, whole genome shotgun sequence DNA region contains:
- the sprtn gene encoding DNA-dependent metalloprotease SPRTN isoform X1, with protein MLCDVAQLVHLALQLQEQFDNDANDRPLVPWKPERPLSVVDASWETLDPTPDVRAMFLEFNDRFFWGKLSGVEVKWSPRMTLCAGVCSYEGRGGLCSIRLSEPLLKLRPRKDLVETLLHEMIHALLFVTQNNRDRDGHGPEFCKHMNRINKDSGANITVYHNFNDEVDVYRQHWWRCNGPCQTRKPYLGFVKRAMNRAPSALDPWWEDHQRTCGGTYTKVKEPDGYGKKKEAKKNKKMPAVEKPAGSRDIRDVIAFSGKGFVLGGNSSSLKMSAGPASSAVAKLVPPSPPARVFPAVTQPAPRDLKAPAKKSVANTRVFVNINGSPVKIQKPRQGVGDKNGVGGHGIGSNFAMGNGSHGVGRHSVGSGKREEPDRLKQTSINVLFNGKSTHHSFMADSPSKTKSPTQILVSPSVSDPHHNNHQATSSPPPFERPSGNAVANAPQWKKRPLNDLTGVFEGFNKRLKVETKDDTESGPTSSHAATSSSSPAMVTCPVCQASVQESKINEHLDSCLC; from the exons ATGCTTTGT GATGTGGCTCAGCTGGTACATCTCGCTCTCCAG CTTCAGGAGCAGTTCGACAATGACGCGAACGACCGGCCGCTCGTCCCCTGGAAGCCCGAAAGACCGCTATCAGTCGTGGATGCGTCGTGGGAGACTCTGGACCCCACCCCGGACGTGCGTGCGATGTTCCTGGAATTCAACGACAGGTTCTTTTGGGGAAAACTGAGCGGCGTGGAGGTCAAGTGGAGCCCCAGGATGACCCT GTGTGCCGGCGTGTGCTCTTACGAGGGTCGCGGCGGACTTTGTTCGATCAGACTCAGCGAGCCGCTGCTCAAGCTCAGACCCCGCAAAGACCTGGTGGAG ACGCTCCTGCACGAGATGATCCACGCCCTGCTGTTCGTGACGCAGAACAACCGAGACCGCGACGGCCACGGGCCCGAGTTCTGCAAGCACATGAACCGCATCAACAAGGACAGCGGCGCCAACATCACC GTGTACCATAACTTCAACGACGAGGTAGACGTGTACCGCCAGCACTGGTGGCGCTGCAACGGGCCGTGCCAGACGCGCAAGCCCTACTTGGGTTTCGTTAAGAGGGCCATGAATCGGGCCCCCTCGGCCCTGGACCCCTGGTGGGAGGACCACCAGAGGACGTGCGGGGGCACCTACACCAAGGTAAAGGAGCCCGACGGCTACGGCAAGAAGAAggaggccaaaaaaaacaaaaagatgccCGCTGTTGAAAAGCCAGCAG GAAGTCGGGACATTCGGGACGTGATCGCATTCAGCGGCAAAGGCTTCGTCCTGGGCGGGAATTCGTCCTCTTTGAAGATGTCAGCTGGCCCCGCCTCCTCCGCAGTCGCAAAACTCGTGCCGCCTTCGCCCCCGGCTCGAGTCTTTCCCGCGGTGACACAGCCGGCGCCGCGGGACCTGAAGGCACCTGCCAAGAAATCAGTTGCTAATACCAGAGTGTTTGTCAACATTAACGGATCGCCGGTTAAAATCCAAAAGCCTCGTCAAGGCGTTGGCGACAAAAACGGCGTCGGTGGTCACGGCATCGGGAGCAACTTTGCCATGGGCAATGGTAGCCACGGTGTTGGTCGTCATAGCGTTGGCAGCGGCAAGCGCGAAGAACCAGATAGACTGAAGCAGACCTCCATTAATGTTTTGTTCAACGGCAAGTCGACGCATCATTCGTTCATGGCCGACTCACCAAGTAAAACAAAGTCACCGACACAGATTTTAGTTTCTCCTTCCGTTTCGGATCCTCATCACAACAACCATCAAGCCACGTCGTCCCCGCCGCCGTTCGAGCGTCCGTCGGGGAACGCCGTTGCCAACGCTCCTCAGTGGAAGAAGCGACCGCTGAACGACTTGACCGGCGTCTTTGAGGGCTTCAACAAGAGACTGAAGGTGGAGACCAAAGACGACACGGAATCGGGGCCGACGAGTAGCCACGCCGCCACCTCGTCGTCCTCGCCGGCGATGGTCACGTGTCCCGTGTGTCAGGCCAGTGTGCAGGAGTCAAAGATCAACGAGCACCTGGACTCCTGCCTCTGTTGA
- the sprtn gene encoding DNA-dependent metalloprotease SPRTN isoform X2 codes for MDDDYALALQLQEQFDNDANDRPLVPWKPERPLSVVDASWETLDPTPDVRAMFLEFNDRFFWGKLSGVEVKWSPRMTLCAGVCSYEGRGGLCSIRLSEPLLKLRPRKDLVETLLHEMIHALLFVTQNNRDRDGHGPEFCKHMNRINKDSGANITVYHNFNDEVDVYRQHWWRCNGPCQTRKPYLGFVKRAMNRAPSALDPWWEDHQRTCGGTYTKVKEPDGYGKKKEAKKNKKMPAVEKPAGSRDIRDVIAFSGKGFVLGGNSSSLKMSAGPASSAVAKLVPPSPPARVFPAVTQPAPRDLKAPAKKSVANTRVFVNINGSPVKIQKPRQGVGDKNGVGGHGIGSNFAMGNGSHGVGRHSVGSGKREEPDRLKQTSINVLFNGKSTHHSFMADSPSKTKSPTQILVSPSVSDPHHNNHQATSSPPPFERPSGNAVANAPQWKKRPLNDLTGVFEGFNKRLKVETKDDTESGPTSSHAATSSSSPAMVTCPVCQASVQESKINEHLDSCLC; via the exons ATGGATGACGACTATGCGCTTGCCCTGCAGCTTCAGGAGCAGTTCGACAATGACGCGAACGACCGGCCGCTCGTCCCCTGGAAGCCCGAAAGACCGCTATCAGTCGTGGATGCGTCGTGGGAGACTCTGGACCCCACCCCGGACGTGCGTGCGATGTTCCTGGAATTCAACGACAGGTTCTTTTGGGGAAAACTGAGCGGCGTGGAGGTCAAGTGGAGCCCCAGGATGACCCT GTGTGCCGGCGTGTGCTCTTACGAGGGTCGCGGCGGACTTTGTTCGATCAGACTCAGCGAGCCGCTGCTCAAGCTCAGACCCCGCAAAGACCTGGTGGAG ACGCTCCTGCACGAGATGATCCACGCCCTGCTGTTCGTGACGCAGAACAACCGAGACCGCGACGGCCACGGGCCCGAGTTCTGCAAGCACATGAACCGCATCAACAAGGACAGCGGCGCCAACATCACC GTGTACCATAACTTCAACGACGAGGTAGACGTGTACCGCCAGCACTGGTGGCGCTGCAACGGGCCGTGCCAGACGCGCAAGCCCTACTTGGGTTTCGTTAAGAGGGCCATGAATCGGGCCCCCTCGGCCCTGGACCCCTGGTGGGAGGACCACCAGAGGACGTGCGGGGGCACCTACACCAAGGTAAAGGAGCCCGACGGCTACGGCAAGAAGAAggaggccaaaaaaaacaaaaagatgccCGCTGTTGAAAAGCCAGCAG GAAGTCGGGACATTCGGGACGTGATCGCATTCAGCGGCAAAGGCTTCGTCCTGGGCGGGAATTCGTCCTCTTTGAAGATGTCAGCTGGCCCCGCCTCCTCCGCAGTCGCAAAACTCGTGCCGCCTTCGCCCCCGGCTCGAGTCTTTCCCGCGGTGACACAGCCGGCGCCGCGGGACCTGAAGGCACCTGCCAAGAAATCAGTTGCTAATACCAGAGTGTTTGTCAACATTAACGGATCGCCGGTTAAAATCCAAAAGCCTCGTCAAGGCGTTGGCGACAAAAACGGCGTCGGTGGTCACGGCATCGGGAGCAACTTTGCCATGGGCAATGGTAGCCACGGTGTTGGTCGTCATAGCGTTGGCAGCGGCAAGCGCGAAGAACCAGATAGACTGAAGCAGACCTCCATTAATGTTTTGTTCAACGGCAAGTCGACGCATCATTCGTTCATGGCCGACTCACCAAGTAAAACAAAGTCACCGACACAGATTTTAGTTTCTCCTTCCGTTTCGGATCCTCATCACAACAACCATCAAGCCACGTCGTCCCCGCCGCCGTTCGAGCGTCCGTCGGGGAACGCCGTTGCCAACGCTCCTCAGTGGAAGAAGCGACCGCTGAACGACTTGACCGGCGTCTTTGAGGGCTTCAACAAGAGACTGAAGGTGGAGACCAAAGACGACACGGAATCGGGGCCGACGAGTAGCCACGCCGCCACCTCGTCGTCCTCGCCGGCGATGGTCACGTGTCCCGTGTGTCAGGCCAGTGTGCAGGAGTCAAAGATCAACGAGCACCTGGACTCCTGCCTCTGTTGA
- the fam89a gene encoding sprT-like domain-containing protein Spartan — MNGKSANGSAGGMACIDGLPPLPKSLSGLLNSSGGSWRDMERMYMKKTMIQDDLSRGRNNADSLLASKPANLDAALALLRKEMVGLRQQDMSLLCQLWSLHESIQEYKGSCHDLSAASGLGMMENGYFDEDDEYYGEPGATPTGENPDGGGIGAEEGSKNDAGVGKDDSWESFRVTI; from the exons ATGAACGGGAAGTCGGCCAACGGCTCGGCGGGCGGAATGGCGTGTATCGACGGGCTGCCGCCGCTGCCCAAGAGCCTGAGCGGTTTGCTCAACTCGAGCGGCGGCTCTTGGAGGGACATGGAGCGCATGTACATGAAGAAAACGATGATACAGGACGACTTAAGCCGAGGACGCAACAACGCCGACAGCCTGCTGGCCAGCAAACCGGCCAACCTGGACGCCGCCCTGGCTCTGCTGCGGAAAGAGATG GTGGGCTTGCGTCAACAGGACATGTCGCTGCTGTGTCAGCTCTGGTCGCTGCACGAGTCCATCCAGGAGTACAAGGGCAGCTGCCATGACTTGAGCGCCGCCTCCGGCCTCGGCATGATGGAGAACGGCTACTTTGACGAGGACGACGAGTATTACGGCGAGCCGGGCGCCACGCCCACCGGCGAGAACCCCGACGGCGGCGGCATCGGGGCGGAGGAAGGGAGCAAAAACGACGCGGGGGTCGGCAAAGATGACAGCTGGGAGTCCTTTCGCGTCACCATCTGA